One window of the Zea mays cultivar B73 chromosome 3, Zm-B73-REFERENCE-NAM-5.0, whole genome shotgun sequence genome contains the following:
- the LOC100272687 gene encoding uncharacterized protein LOC100272687 precursor, with translation MLLGRRRLLLVCASLVLLSLLGPSNGASNSTGNNLGESRNRTSSHPLEVTPGVSFQLRLHALFHWSSFGFLMPLGIILVRMSSKCRGGRCVRALFYCHAISQTVAVLLATGGAVLSLMNFENSFSNSHQRVGLALYGVMWLQPILGFFRPERGVKVRSLWYFFHWLLGIAICATGIVNVYIGLRTYHERTAKSVRLWTALLTVEVAFLAFFYLMVDRWSYMLKQGRATVEQLIRPTDSRRTYPTTLRKELTVVQE, from the exons ATGCTGCTAGGGAGAAGAAGGCTCCTCCTTGTGTGCGCAAGCCTCGTGCTTCTTTCACTCCTCGGGCCATCCAATGGCGCATCGAACTCCACGGGGAATAATCTCGGCGAGAGCCGCAACAGGACCAGCAGCCATCCTCTGGAG GTGACACCGGGAGTGTCGTTCCAGCTCAGGCTGCACGCGCTGTTCCACTGGTCTTCGTTTGGGTTCTTGATGCCTCTGGGGATAATCCTGGTGAGAATGTCCAGCAAGTGCCGCGGCGGCAGATGCGTCAGAGCCCTCTTCTACTGCCATGCCATCTCGCAG ACTGTGGCCGTCCTCCTCGCCACCGGCGGCGCTGTTCTGTCGCTGATGAACTTCGAGAACTCCTTCAGCAACAGCCACCAAAGAGTGGGGCTGGCGCTGTATGGAGTCATGTGGCTCCAGCCAATTCTCGGCTTCTTCAGACCAGAAAG AGGCGTCAAGGTGAGGAGCCTATGGTACTTCTTCCACTGGCTCCTCGGGATCGCGATCTGCGCCACGGGGATCGTCAACGTCTACATCGGCCTCCGCACCTACCACGAGAGGACCGCCAAGAGCGTGAGGCTCTGGACGGCGCTCCTCACCGTCGAGGTCGCCTTCCTCGCCTTCTTTTACCTCATGGTAGACAGATGGAGCTACATGCTGAAGCAAGGCCGCGCCACCGTCGAGCAGCTAATAAGGCCGACCGATAGCCGCAGAACCTACCCGACCACCCTTCGGAAGGAGCTGACCGTGGTGCAGGAGTGA